In the genome of Leptospira dzoumogneensis, one region contains:
- a CDS encoding aspartate aminotransferase family protein: MNETASDFQTTKELTDKYLLDLFNRYPVAFRYGVNELLFDQNNKQYIDFLAGVAVTNLGHSDPDIIEAIRNQIDKLMHTSNWFYSEEASRLAELLVLNTFPGKVFLCNSGTEAIEAAFKLARAYAEQKQIHDPIIISLQKSFHGRSVSGISLTGQKKLHTGFGKLLDGIEFVAPNNEEELVEAFERFAGRVVAFIAEPILGESGIIPLSHGYMNLVRELTLENEALLILDEIQTGFGRTGTMFAFETYGFSPDVMALAKGLGSGFPIGALVVAEKYQNVLAKGTHGTTYGGNHLGAAIAYETIRIIQTRDVLANVNSCSEIAFSRLNQMKQKNKIIKEIRGKGLHIGVELTIPSRPIAEICLEKGLIVNATGDTVIRIMPPLTISAQYLNEGLDILESVLDAQK; the protein is encoded by the coding sequence ATGAACGAAACTGCATCAGATTTCCAGACTACAAAAGAACTTACAGACAAGTATCTTCTAGACTTATTCAATCGTTACCCTGTAGCATTCCGTTACGGAGTGAACGAATTATTATTCGATCAAAACAATAAGCAGTACATTGACTTTTTAGCGGGTGTGGCTGTTACAAATCTGGGCCATAGCGATCCTGATATTATAGAAGCGATCCGCAACCAAATAGACAAATTGATGCATACTTCCAATTGGTTCTATTCGGAAGAGGCGTCTCGTTTAGCGGAACTTCTCGTACTGAATACTTTTCCGGGAAAAGTATTCTTATGTAATTCAGGAACGGAAGCGATCGAAGCTGCATTTAAACTTGCAAGAGCATATGCGGAACAAAAGCAGATCCATGATCCGATTATCATTTCTCTACAGAAAAGTTTCCATGGAAGATCCGTTTCAGGGATCAGTTTAACAGGACAGAAAAAACTTCATACGGGTTTTGGAAAACTTTTGGACGGGATAGAATTCGTTGCTCCAAACAACGAAGAAGAACTTGTAGAAGCGTTCGAAAGATTCGCAGGAAGAGTGGTAGCATTCATTGCGGAACCTATCTTGGGAGAAAGTGGTATCATTCCGCTTTCCCACGGATATATGAACCTGGTGAGAGAATTGACTCTAGAAAATGAGGCACTTCTTATTTTGGACGAGATCCAAACAGGTTTCGGAAGAACAGGTACTATGTTCGCATTCGAGACTTATGGATTTTCTCCGGATGTAATGGCACTTGCAAAAGGGCTCGGTTCCGGATTTCCGATCGGCGCTTTGGTAGTTGCTGAAAAATACCAAAATGTTCTAGCTAAAGGTACCCATGGCACCACTTACGGTGGAAACCATTTAGGCGCTGCAATCGCTTATGAAACCATTCGGATCATACAAACTAGGGATGTTCTAGCAAATGTAAACTCTTGTTCAGAGATCGCGTTCAGCCGTTTGAACCAGATGAAACAAAAGAATAAGATCATCAAAGAGATCAGAGGAAAGGGTCTGCATATCGGAGTAGAATTAACTATTCCTTCTAGACCGATCGCAGAAATCTGTTTGGAAAAAGGACTGATCGTAAATGCAACTGGAGACACAGTCATTCGTATCATGCCTCCTCTTACGATCTCAGCACAATATTTGAATGAAGGACTGGATATTCTTGAATCAGTCCTAGACGCACAGAAATAA
- a CDS encoding phospho-sugar mutase yields the protein MSTESHIESWTKAPFSPQVQKEAKAVLDRYKKGETNGLEIEAYTVPLEFGTGGMRGRIGNGIGRMNEFTVGKAALGFSRYLVQKSKKPILVIAYDSRRRSREFAEVTAGVAASFGIKVILFSEVAPTPLLSYAVRYYKATGGVVLTASHNPPEYNGFKAYLSKGEQLAPPDDKKIISLIDKVQDWNEIPFLSSKDAKYKKLVQKAGEDCFSSYLKALKKSGIVSSKVTPKERSQTKLVYSPLHGTGGKYMKKLLQDFGYKNVTLVPEQKDPDGEFPTVKFPNPEEPEALEMSRKLSEKIGADAFIATDPDADRLGIGVKNPKGGYALLNGNQIGSILAAYLAEKVGSKPKKGKKPVLVKTVVTTDLQAEIAKKNKISLKNVLTGFKFIAEVMGKLDKSKTQYFLFGGEESYGYLPVEFVRDKDSLSSALLLMEVLSEKKDLLSYMDDVYLKYGLYQESLKSLTLEGLAGKKKIQDSLQSLRDNDLIGKSIGKRKVTGFLDFKNKIAKGSASKSAFSGLPSSDVIQLELEGQAKLTIRPSGTEPKIKIYSSFKSRTSPKTKAEIPKLTEGLLEELKETESLFLQLAGLS from the coding sequence ATGAGCACAGAATCCCACATAGAATCTTGGACCAAGGCCCCTTTTTCTCCCCAGGTGCAAAAAGAAGCCAAGGCAGTCCTGGACAGATACAAAAAGGGAGAAACAAACGGCCTAGAGATCGAAGCCTATACGGTACCTCTCGAATTCGGTACAGGTGGAATGAGAGGAAGGATAGGTAACGGGATAGGTAGAATGAATGAGTTCACCGTCGGAAAAGCTGCTCTAGGTTTTTCCAGATATCTGGTCCAAAAATCCAAAAAACCGATACTCGTGATCGCATACGATTCCAGAAGAAGGTCCAGAGAATTTGCAGAAGTCACTGCAGGAGTGGCTGCATCTTTCGGGATCAAGGTAATCCTATTCTCGGAAGTAGCTCCTACACCATTACTCTCTTATGCAGTCCGTTATTATAAGGCAACTGGAGGTGTGGTACTAACTGCGTCTCATAACCCACCTGAATACAATGGATTCAAAGCATATCTTTCTAAAGGAGAGCAACTTGCTCCTCCTGACGATAAAAAGATCATTTCTTTGATCGACAAGGTCCAAGATTGGAATGAGATCCCTTTCCTTTCTTCCAAGGACGCAAAATACAAGAAGTTAGTCCAAAAAGCGGGAGAAGATTGTTTTTCTTCTTATCTAAAAGCTCTTAAAAAGTCAGGGATCGTATCTTCTAAGGTCACTCCTAAAGAAAGATCCCAAACCAAATTAGTATATTCTCCTCTCCACGGAACCGGTGGAAAATATATGAAGAAGCTACTACAAGACTTCGGGTATAAAAACGTGACCTTGGTTCCGGAACAGAAAGATCCGGATGGAGAATTTCCAACGGTTAAATTCCCGAACCCGGAAGAACCGGAAGCTCTGGAGATGAGCAGAAAACTTTCCGAAAAAATTGGAGCGGATGCTTTTATTGCAACCGACCCGGACGCGGATAGACTAGGCATCGGAGTCAAAAATCCTAAGGGAGGATATGCTCTTCTAAACGGAAACCAGATCGGTTCCATTTTAGCTGCTTACTTAGCGGAGAAGGTTGGATCAAAACCTAAAAAAGGCAAAAAGCCGGTTCTAGTAAAAACTGTAGTAACCACCGACTTGCAAGCAGAGATCGCAAAGAAGAACAAGATCTCACTTAAGAATGTTCTAACAGGTTTCAAGTTTATCGCGGAAGTGATGGGAAAACTGGATAAGAGTAAAACCCAATATTTCTTATTCGGCGGAGAAGAATCCTACGGGTATTTACCTGTGGAATTCGTGAGAGATAAGGACAGTTTATCTTCTGCACTTCTACTCATGGAAGTTCTTTCCGAGAAAAAAGACCTTCTTTCCTATATGGATGATGTATATCTTAAATATGGATTGTACCAAGAAAGTCTAAAGTCTTTAACATTAGAAGGACTTGCAGGCAAAAAGAAAATCCAAGATTCGCTTCAATCCCTTAGGGACAATGATCTGATCGGAAAATCCATCGGCAAAAGAAAGGTGACTGGATTTTTAGATTTTAAGAATAAGATCGCTAAAGGAAGCGCATCCAAATCCGCGTTTTCAGGTCTTCCTTCTTCCGATGTGATCCAATTAGAATTAGAAGGCCAGGCAAAGCTGACCATCCGTCCCTCCGGGACTGAGCCTAAGATCAAAATTTATTCTTCTTTCAAGAGCAGGACTTCTCCTAAGACCAAAGCCGAGATCCCAAAACTCACCGAAGGTTTATTAGAAGAATTGAAAGAAACAGAGTCCTTATTTTTACAATTGGCGGGTTTATCATGA
- a CDS encoding aminotransferase class I/II-fold pyridoxal phosphate-dependent enzyme has protein sequence MGLREFFIEDRLEKFRTEAPCNLGESGIRNLDLSTLSDYLNLDLRELGKLSLADSPNSGRKDLREEISKLYNNVSPDQVLVTTGTGEALFIAFNLLIQKQGITSLFWPAFQALYEVPRSLGANLQKVDLLPRLESKEFGFGKENLNKLFQNSPNLIIFNHPHNPTGIIAEEEDKKELQRLAGNFSNWILFDEHYRFLSEEDDLGWSGIGICENSISTGSITKCFGVMGLRIGWLVGPKDWIQKARSMKDYLTHTVSPISEFLTLKLLQNRKLLQSKIRESLRENIRTFAHASKNKLPGIESFKEPRGGVVGFAKLHPGLDSRKFADLLYEKAGVFVLPSADFETEGYIRLGFGETEKRFRLGLARWSSLGSELIALLNK, from the coding sequence GTGGGTTTAAGAGAATTTTTCATAGAAGATCGTCTGGAAAAATTTAGGACGGAAGCTCCCTGCAATTTGGGAGAAAGTGGTATCCGTAATCTGGACCTAAGCACTCTTTCAGATTACCTAAATTTAGATCTGAGAGAATTGGGAAAACTTTCCTTAGCGGATTCTCCCAATTCCGGCAGAAAAGATCTAAGAGAAGAAATTTCAAAACTTTATAATAATGTTTCTCCGGATCAGGTCTTGGTTACCACAGGAACAGGAGAGGCGCTCTTCATCGCATTTAATTTACTGATACAAAAACAAGGTATTACTTCTTTATTCTGGCCCGCGTTTCAGGCATTGTACGAAGTTCCAAGATCTTTAGGCGCCAATTTGCAAAAAGTGGACCTTCTTCCAAGGCTCGAAAGTAAAGAGTTTGGTTTTGGAAAAGAGAACCTGAACAAACTATTTCAAAATTCTCCTAATCTTATTATATTCAATCATCCTCATAATCCGACAGGGATCATAGCGGAAGAGGAAGATAAGAAAGAACTACAAAGGCTCGCCGGAAATTTCTCAAATTGGATCTTGTTCGATGAACATTATAGATTTCTTTCGGAAGAAGATGATTTGGGCTGGAGCGGCATTGGGATTTGCGAAAATTCGATCTCCACAGGTTCTATCACAAAATGTTTTGGTGTGATGGGACTTAGGATCGGTTGGCTCGTAGGTCCTAAGGATTGGATCCAAAAAGCAAGGTCCATGAAGGATTATCTGACCCATACAGTTTCTCCCATCTCCGAGTTTCTGACCTTGAAACTTTTGCAAAATCGTAAGTTGCTTCAGAGTAAAATTCGAGAAAGTCTGAGGGAGAATATCCGAACCTTCGCCCATGCAAGCAAAAATAAACTCCCCGGAATCGAAAGTTTTAAAGAACCAAGAGGCGGAGTAGTCGGTTTTGCGAAATTGCACCCTGGCTTGGATTCCAGAAAATTTGCGGACCTTCTATACGAAAAAGCAGGAGTGTTTGTTTTACCTTCCGCTGATTTTGAAACGGAAGGTTATATCCGGCTAGGTTTTGGAGAAACAGAAAAAAGATTTCGTTTAGGTCTTGCACGCTGGAGCAGCTTAGGATCGGAACTGATCGCTCTTTTGAATAAATAA
- a CDS encoding LOG family protein — protein MGRTSLEHEEFLKSIDAFHLRVLAEIDYPQSLFREGKIQDTICLFGSARILSPEECREKETKDLSESERKLFQKQKEMSVYYEAARKTASLITTWGKEISKDTRRMAVCTGGGPGIMEAANRGAKEAGGPSLGLNIRLPFEQFVNPYVDPEISVEFHYFFMRKLWFLRLSMGVVAFPGGFGTVDELFETLTLIQTGRNNRKIPVILYGTKFWKDIFQLETMKEYGLIDPEDLNLMTYCDTPEDVLETLKKKVPLDSE, from the coding sequence ATGGGAAGAACGTCCTTAGAACATGAAGAGTTTTTAAAATCCATAGATGCGTTCCATCTAAGGGTGCTCGCAGAAATTGATTATCCTCAATCCCTTTTTAGAGAAGGAAAGATCCAGGATACAATTTGTTTATTCGGCTCTGCTCGGATCTTAAGTCCGGAAGAATGTAGAGAAAAAGAAACAAAGGATCTCTCCGAATCGGAGAGGAAATTATTCCAAAAACAAAAAGAGATGTCCGTTTATTATGAGGCCGCTCGTAAAACCGCAAGTCTCATCACTACATGGGGAAAAGAAATTTCAAAAGATACCAGAAGAATGGCTGTCTGCACAGGCGGCGGCCCTGGGATTATGGAAGCAGCCAACCGTGGAGCCAAGGAGGCAGGCGGCCCAAGTCTCGGTTTGAATATCAGACTTCCTTTCGAACAATTCGTAAATCCTTATGTGGATCCTGAGATCAGCGTAGAGTTTCATTATTTTTTCATGAGAAAACTTTGGTTTCTAAGGTTGTCCATGGGAGTTGTAGCTTTTCCGGGAGGTTTCGGAACTGTGGATGAGTTATTCGAAACTTTGACTCTGATCCAAACTGGTCGCAATAATCGTAAAATTCCAGTGATCCTTTACGGGACCAAGTTCTGGAAGGATATATTCCAATTGGAAACTATGAAAGAATATGGACTCATTGATCCAGAAGACCTGAATCTAATGACCTATTGTGATACTCCTGAAGATGTTCTGGAGACATTAAAGAAGAAGGTCCCGCTGGATTCGGAGTAA
- the rpmB gene encoding 50S ribosomal protein L28: protein MARKCVVTGKGTISGNNVSHSHLKTRRTWKINLIKKRIFLEDENRWVTVRISTRALRTLKKKGIKAAIKDNGESLKALAPKKYVGIQKKAI, encoded by the coding sequence ATGGCCAGAAAATGTGTTGTGACAGGGAAAGGAACGATATCCGGAAACAATGTTTCCCACTCTCACCTTAAAACCCGTAGAACCTGGAAAATCAACCTAATCAAAAAACGTATCTTCTTAGAAGATGAGAATCGTTGGGTAACCGTTCGTATCTCTACCCGCGCTTTAAGAACCCTTAAAAAGAAAGGGATCAAAGCTGCGATCAAAGATAACGGCGAATCACTAAAAGCACTTGCGCCCAAAAAGTACGTCGGAATCCAAAAAAAGGCAATCTAG
- a CDS encoding endonuclease III domain-containing protein has protein sequence MRPKSTSESKKRQSSPSFSATPEYVSRIYFLLRKEFGDVNSPLQYSKDYEFAISVILSAQCTDERVNQVSPVLFKEFPTLESLASAPLKKIEKIIYSTGFYKNKAKSVSGFANLLLNEYDGKLPKSIKELIKLPGIGRKTANVVLNEIHHISEGFVVDTHVKRISKKLGLTKQTDPVKVEKDLMQNIQPEYWMDLSLYFIFLGRKYCKAHKTFCETCILRKECPSSTAKQD, from the coding sequence TTGCGCCCAAAAAGTACGTCGGAATCCAAAAAAAGGCAATCTAGTCCTTCTTTTTCCGCGACCCCTGAATATGTTTCCCGGATTTACTTCCTACTCAGGAAGGAATTCGGGGACGTAAATTCTCCTCTCCAATATTCCAAAGACTACGAATTTGCGATCTCGGTAATTCTTTCCGCTCAGTGTACTGACGAAAGGGTAAACCAGGTAAGCCCTGTTCTTTTCAAAGAGTTTCCTACATTGGAATCTCTCGCTTCTGCTCCTTTAAAGAAGATAGAAAAGATCATTTATTCCACAGGTTTTTATAAGAATAAGGCAAAGTCGGTTTCCGGTTTTGCGAACCTTCTACTAAATGAATACGACGGCAAATTGCCAAAGAGTATCAAGGAATTGATCAAACTTCCGGGTATAGGAAGAAAAACAGCAAACGTAGTATTAAATGAGATCCATCATATTTCGGAAGGATTCGTGGTGGACACTCACGTAAAAAGGATCTCTAAAAAGTTAGGACTTACCAAACAAACGGATCCTGTAAAAGTGGAGAAGGATCTAATGCAAAATATTCAACCGGAATACTGGATGGATCTGTCCTTGTATTTTATATTTTTAGGAAGAAAATACTGTAAGGCGCATAAGACATTCTGTGAGACTTGTATACTCAGAAAGGAATGCCCTTCTTCCACGGCGAAACAAGATTAG
- a CDS encoding acyl-CoA thioesterase has translation MSVEVFLDEKIQGMELSTQHIVMSRDLNQHGFLFGGQMLAWIDEGCAMFVIEKIGYSNLVTVTMDNVIFKSPGLLGEIIQIFSKIEKVGKSSITIRSAAIAKNQMKKEIREIIDCRVTYVCLDDSGKPFPYFSQFDPEEFLKR, from the coding sequence ATGAGCGTAGAAGTTTTTTTAGATGAAAAGATCCAAGGAATGGAATTAAGCACTCAACATATAGTCATGTCCAGGGATTTAAACCAACATGGCTTTCTTTTCGGGGGACAAATGCTTGCTTGGATCGACGAAGGTTGTGCTATGTTCGTCATCGAAAAAATCGGATATTCTAATCTTGTCACTGTGACTATGGATAATGTGATCTTTAAAAGCCCGGGTTTACTAGGAGAGATCATACAAATTTTTTCTAAAATAGAAAAAGTAGGAAAAAGTTCCATCACCATCCGAAGCGCGGCCATCGCAAAAAATCAGATGAAAAAAGAAATAAGGGAGATCATAGATTGTAGGGTGACTTACGTCTGTTTGGACGATTCCGGAAAACCTTTCCCTTATTTCAGTCAATTCGATCCGGAAGAATTCCTAAAAAGATAA
- a CDS encoding peptide chain release factor family protein, with protein sequence MAVQLPVSPEKANLLLSRMKKLGIQESDLEETFVRSGGKGGQNVNKVSTAVRLLYKKTGLEIKCSIHRTQGLNRYKARVLLCEKLEAEILEASKIEDPKLTKIRKAKADKARKAKRKAASKTLAGLKRKAPPADWDEE encoded by the coding sequence ATGGCCGTTCAACTCCCTGTCTCTCCCGAAAAAGCAAACCTTCTTCTTTCCAGAATGAAGAAGTTGGGAATCCAAGAATCCGACCTGGAAGAAACTTTTGTAAGAAGCGGAGGCAAGGGCGGGCAGAATGTGAACAAGGTTTCGACTGCCGTTCGACTTCTATATAAAAAGACAGGCCTCGAAATTAAATGTTCCATTCATCGCACCCAAGGTTTAAACAGATATAAGGCGAGAGTTCTTTTATGCGAGAAGTTAGAGGCGGAAATTTTAGAGGCTTCTAAAATAGAAGATCCTAAACTTACAAAGATCAGAAAGGCCAAGGCGGATAAGGCGAGAAAAGCCAAAAGAAAGGCCGCTTCCAAAACTTTGGCAGGTCTAAAAAGAAAAGCACCTCCCGCGGATTGGGATGAAGAATAG